Proteins encoded within one genomic window of Panicum virgatum strain AP13 chromosome 1N, P.virgatum_v5, whole genome shotgun sequence:
- the LOC120653368 gene encoding microtubule-associated protein RP/EB family member 1-like has translation MDVSDAVTEDLSLNRAQKNLRREGGLPHAVGVVVGDGVAGSQHPPPRQELDLDAFLPSSPTSSAASDADADHRRAVDDLLLLLSSSDSDSEESTPTASTRIRAPARVQAPAPPAEPSPLRSPSASSSPSPRRSTSASPSETLSSLVARTFSSNGASSSSSKPLPSLFRGVRPSPKPGAALAAAAAASRAVLTPHAAAIKSRRSASAPIGKLLEEGSGSEASEELPSTGSLEAEVEEKGNSEVVPEPTEQTVSGNVTDEFEDEKHGKVEIEESSESMKLVEASTLDSVVPDDFSEYEQTAENGNLVETDKIENKNVVVYEGNANDQTGDDDYMQSAQGMDPAGSVSEESFDDDQEADRSDEEQVESESLIDKVIEERMEQLEIGRKAEKNTEKKQKVSMKPLEWAEELEKRQASFGQHWEGAAAQPMQLEGIGKGPPAIGYMQIEMDNPVTRAMSSPSFRPDHGSPQVLAVHRSYIAMGTSKGAVIVIPSKYSIHQADDTDAKMLFFWNQGEKTQSPVTAMCFNQQGDLLLVGYADGHMTIWDVQKATAAKVIYATF, from the exons CGCAGAAAAACCTTCGACGAGAAGGCGGTCTCCCCCAtgccgtcggcgtcgtcgtcggcgatggCGTCGCAGGCTCGCAGCATCCCCCGCCGCGGCAGGAGCTTGACCTCGACGCgttcctcccctcctctccaacctcctccgcggcctccgatgccgacgccgaccaccgccgcgccgtcgacgacctcctgctgctcctctcCTCGTCGGACTCCGACTCCGAGGAGTCCACCCCCACCGCCAGCACCAGAATCCGAGCCCCAGCCCGCGTACAagccccggcgccgcccgctGAGCCCTCGCCGCTGCGTTCCCCGTCCGCGTCCTCGTCCCCGTCCCCGAGGAGATCCACATCCGCCTCGCCGTCGGAGACCCTCTCCTCCCTCGTCGCGAGAACCTTCTCCAGCAACggcgcctcctcttcctcgtcgAAGCCACTGCCCTCGCTCTTCCGCGGCGTCCGCCCCAGCCCCAAGCCCGGcgccgcgctggccgccgctgccgcggcatCCCGCGCGGTCCTTACCCCGCACGCGGCTGCAATCAAGTCCCGCCGATCAGCCTCGGCGCCCATCGGGAAGCTCCTGGAGGAGGGCAGTGGCTCCGAGGCTTCCGAGGAGCTCCCTTCCACTGGAAGCTTGGAAGCAGAGGTAGAAGAAAAGGGGAACTCGGAAGTGGTTCCTGAACCAACAGAGCAGACTGTCAGCGGGAATGTGACTGATGAATTTGAAGACGAGAAACATGGAAAAGTGGAAATTGAAGAGAGCTCTGAGTCTATGAAGCTGGTGGAGGCGAGTACCCTTGATTCTGTAGTCCCTGACGATTTCAGCGAGTATGAGCAAACGGCTGAAAATGGCAATTTGGTGGAAACCGACAAAATTGAGAATAAAAATGTGGTTGTCTATGAGGGGAATGCAAATGACCAAACTGGAGATGATGATTATATGCAATCAGCTCAAGGTATGGATCCAGCTGGATCTGTTTCCGAGGAAAGTTTTGATGATGACCAGGAAGCTGACAGGTCCGACGAAGAGCAAGTGGAATCTGAGAGTTTAATTGATAAGGTGATTGAGGAGAGGATGGAGCAGCTGGAGATCGGCAGGAAGGCTGAGAAGAATACAGAGAAGAAGCAGAAGGTGTCAATGAAACCGTTGGAGTGGGCAGAGGAGCTTGAGAAGAGGCAGGCCTCGTTTGGTCAACACTGGGAAGGAGCAGCTGCGCAACCCATGCAATTAGAGGGGATTGGAAAGGGCCCACCAGCTATTGGTTATATGCAAATTGAGATGGACAACCCAGTAACTCGTGCCATGTCCTCACCGTCATTTAGGCCGGACCATGGTTCTCCCCAGGTGCTGGCAGTTCATAGGAGCTATATAGCGATGGGTACGTCTAAAGGTGCTGTCATTGTCATTCCAAGCAAATACTCCATTCATCAAGCTGATGATACAGACGCAAAG atgcTGTTCTTTTGGAACCAAGGTGAGAAGACTCAATCACCagtgactgccatgtgctttaACCAGCAAGGGGATCTTCTACTAGTAGGATATGCTGATGGTCATATGACAATTTGGGACGTACAGAAAGCCACAGCAGCAAAAGTCATATATG CGACTTTTTGA
- the LOC120653991 gene encoding uncharacterized protein LOC120653991 — MAKFSLVPAFQELWNVWEIHCLVLTSLFLQVFLFLFAGLRRRSASPVLHTIVWLAYLSADSVAIFVLGHLAVYASQPGHQLMSFWAPFMLIHLGGQDTITALSRKDNELWKSHLLILVSQVAVAGYVVAMVSWPDGRLMAAMVFMFLSGCFKYAERTLCLYLASPEKLRSRALRGLQDKLEKLQETEDNVYPFGLGSRNKSRAKKMRKTLDNTVKGSSSRLLSADESIDILTVSNQPKLIPFNSYRPLIN; from the exons ATGGCGAAATTCAG CTTGGTACCAGCCTTCCAAGAGCTCTGGAACGTGTGGGAAATCCACTGCCTGGTCCTGACCAGCCTTTTCCTGCaagtcttcctcttcctctttgcGGGCTTGCGGAGGCGCAGCGCGTCACCCGTGCTGCACACCATCGTGTGGCTGGCCTACCTATCGGCCGACTCTGTGGCCATCTTCGTGCTTGGCCACCTCGCGGTCTACGCGAGCCAGCCGGGCCACCAGCTCATGTCCTTCTGGGCGCCGTTCATGCTCATCCACCTGGGCGGGCAGGACACCATCACTGCCTTGTCGAGGAAAGACAACGAACTGTGGAAGAGCCACCTGCTGATCTTGGTCTCCCAGGTAGCAGTCGCCGGCTATGTCGTGGCCATGGTTTCTTGGCCGGACGGCCGGCTCATGGCTGCCATGGTGTTCATGTTCCTTTCAGGGTGCTTCAAGTACGCTGAGCGTACTTTGTGTCTCTACCTTGCGAGCCCAGAGAAGCTCAGGTCGCGTGCCCTGCGTGGTTTGCAAGACAAGCTTGAGAAACTTCAGGAGACGGAGGACAACGTTTACCCTTTTGGTCTTGGGAGCAGAAACAAATCCAGAGccaaaaaaatgagaaaaacacTTGATAATACAGTGAAAGGGAGTTCAAGCAGACTACTGTCGGCCGACGAAAGTATAGACATCCTGAC